One window of the Prochlorococcus marinus CUG1438 genome contains the following:
- the purS gene encoding phosphoribosylformylglycinamidine synthase subunit PurS, translated as MDQFAVKVFVRLRPSVLDPAGEATKSASIKLGAEGIKSLRIGKMIEVKIEGNSENEVREKIDLLCDRLFANTVIEDYEYSLEKL; from the coding sequence TTGGACCAATTTGCTGTAAAAGTTTTTGTAAGACTAAGACCCTCAGTTTTAGATCCAGCAGGGGAAGCTACCAAATCTGCCTCTATAAAACTTGGAGCCGAGGGAATAAAATCATTACGCATAGGAAAAATGATTGAGGTAAAAATAGAAGGTAATAGTGAAAACGAGGTAAGAGAAAAAATTGATTTATTGTGTGATAGGTTATTCGCAAACACTGTTATAGAAGATTATGAGTATTCACTAGAAAAATTATAA
- the purQ gene encoding phosphoribosylformylglycinamidine synthase subunit PurQ, with translation MDNFTVGVVVFPGSNCDRDVSWALEGCLDIRTKYLWHESSDLSDVDAIVLPGGFSYGDYLRCGAIARFSPLINALDEFVKSGKRVLGICNGFQILTESGFLPGALTANKNLNFICDDVELDIVSSKGGWFNNEGEKQTIKLPIAHGEGRYHCDSDTLKKLLDNELIALRYKNNPNGSSFDIAGITNEKGNVLGLMPHPERACDETIGGTDGLFTLKSLILK, from the coding sequence ATGGATAATTTTACTGTAGGAGTTGTTGTCTTTCCTGGTTCTAATTGTGATCGTGATGTTTCATGGGCATTGGAAGGTTGTTTAGACATAAGAACAAAATACTTGTGGCATGAGTCTTCAGATTTAAGCGATGTAGATGCAATAGTTTTACCTGGAGGATTTAGCTATGGTGATTATTTAAGATGCGGCGCAATTGCAAGATTCTCTCCATTAATAAATGCCTTGGATGAGTTTGTTAAAAGCGGAAAAAGAGTTTTAGGAATTTGTAATGGCTTTCAAATTTTAACAGAATCAGGCTTTTTGCCTGGTGCCCTTACTGCAAATAAAAATCTTAATTTCATCTGTGATGATGTTGAACTTGATATCGTTTCTTCAAAAGGAGGTTGGTTTAATAATGAAGGTGAAAAACAAACTATTAAGTTGCCAATAGCGCATGGGGAAGGAAGATATCATTGTGATTCTGATACTTTAAAAAAACTTTTAGATAATGAATTGATCGCTTTGAGATATAAAAATAATCCTAATGGATCCTCATTCGATATTGCAGGCATAACTAATGAAAAGGGAAATGTTCTAGGTTTAATGCCTCATCCAGAGCGTGCATGTGACGAGACAATTGGTGGGACTGATGGTCTCTTTACATTAAAATCATTAATATTGAAATAA
- a CDS encoding fructose-bisphosphate aldolase class II, producing MALVPLRLLLDHAAENGYGIPAFNVNNLEQVQAIMEAAYETDSPVILQASRGARNYAGEIFLRHLILAATETYPNIPVVMHQDHGNEPSTCYSAAINGFTSVMMDGSLEADAKTPASYEYNVAVTKKVVDFAHSVGVSVEGELGCLGSLETGKGEAEDGHGFEGELSTDMLLTDPQEAADFVAKTKVDALAIAIGTSHGAYKFTRKPTGEVLAISRIAEIHKALPNTHLVMHGSSSVPQEWLDIINKYGGEIPQTYGVPVEEIQEGIRNGVRKVNIDTDNRLAFTAAVREAAFADKANFDPRHFNKPARKYMKQVCLDRYKQFWCEGQASKIKQNSTNYFADLYAKGDLDPKVKATV from the coding sequence ATGGCTCTCGTTCCACTAAGACTACTTTTAGATCACGCTGCTGAGAATGGTTACGGTATTCCAGCTTTCAATGTTAATAATCTTGAGCAAGTTCAAGCAATTATGGAAGCAGCATATGAAACTGATAGTCCTGTAATCCTCCAAGCTTCAAGAGGGGCAAGAAATTATGCAGGAGAAATTTTCCTACGTCATCTAATACTTGCCGCTACAGAAACATATCCTAATATTCCAGTAGTAATGCACCAAGACCATGGTAATGAGCCGTCTACATGCTATTCAGCAGCAATAAATGGTTTCACATCAGTAATGATGGATGGTTCTCTAGAGGCAGATGCAAAGACACCCGCTAGTTACGAATATAATGTTGCAGTTACAAAAAAAGTAGTAGATTTTGCTCATTCAGTTGGAGTTAGTGTTGAAGGAGAATTAGGTTGCCTAGGCTCATTAGAAACAGGGAAAGGTGAAGCAGAAGATGGTCATGGATTTGAAGGTGAACTTTCTACAGATATGCTTTTGACTGATCCTCAAGAAGCAGCAGATTTTGTTGCTAAAACAAAAGTTGATGCATTAGCGATCGCTATAGGTACAAGTCATGGTGCATATAAATTCACAAGAAAGCCTACAGGAGAAGTTCTTGCAATAAGCAGAATTGCTGAAATCCATAAAGCACTTCCAAATACACATCTTGTAATGCATGGTTCTAGTTCAGTGCCTCAGGAATGGTTGGATATCATTAACAAATATGGTGGTGAAATCCCTCAAACATACGGAGTTCCTGTTGAAGAGATTCAAGAGGGAATAAGAAATGGAGTTAGGAAAGTCAACATTGATACCGATAACAGACTTGCTTTCACTGCCGCGGTAAGAGAGGCGGCATTTGCTGACAAGGCAAACTTTGATCCAAGACATTTCAACAAACCTGCTAGAAAATACATGAAGCAAGTTTGTCTTGACAGATACAAGCAGTTCTGGTGCGAAGGTCAAGCAAGTAAGATCAAGCAAAACAGCACCAATTACTTTGCTGATCTTTACGCTAAAGGGGATTTAGATCCAAAAGTAAAAGCTACTGTTTAA
- a CDS encoding fructose-bisphosphate aldolase class I, giving the protein MALNYYKNELKENAQLLASKGKGILAVDESTKTIGKRLAGIGVENTEDNRKAYRGMLFTTEGLGKYISGAILFEETLYQNHQDGESMVEKLNNLGIIPGIKVDKGLNPLPGGGDLETFCSGLDGLVERAAKYYEQGARFAKWRAVLQITNDGSPSKLSIQENAWGLARYARSVQESGLVPIIEPEILMDGDHTIEKTAEVQEEVIKQVYIACQANGVFLEGTLLKPSMTVNGADCPKKADPMKIAEMTIRTMERCVPASVPGIVFLSGGLSEEAASIYLNNMNTLYRKALWNVSFSYGRALQHSCLKAWKGSDVEGGQKALIARAQANSEASKGAYVGGSQPSSDEQLFVAGYTY; this is encoded by the coding sequence ATGGCTTTAAATTATTACAAAAATGAGCTTAAAGAAAATGCTCAATTACTAGCTTCTAAAGGGAAAGGGATATTAGCTGTAGATGAATCCACAAAAACAATAGGTAAAAGACTTGCTGGTATTGGCGTTGAGAATACTGAAGACAATCGGAAGGCATATAGAGGAATGCTTTTTACCACAGAAGGTCTTGGCAAATATATAAGTGGTGCAATCCTCTTCGAGGAAACTCTTTATCAGAATCACCAAGATGGTGAGTCAATGGTTGAGAAACTAAATAATTTAGGTATTATTCCAGGTATAAAGGTCGATAAAGGGCTAAATCCACTTCCAGGAGGAGGAGATTTAGAAACTTTTTGCTCTGGCCTAGATGGGTTAGTTGAAAGAGCGGCAAAATATTATGAACAAGGTGCAAGATTTGCAAAGTGGAGAGCAGTTCTTCAAATTACAAATGATGGTAGTCCTTCAAAACTATCAATTCAAGAAAATGCTTGGGGATTAGCAAGGTATGCAAGATCAGTTCAAGAATCTGGTTTGGTACCAATTATTGAACCTGAAATCTTAATGGACGGCGATCATACTATTGAAAAAACTGCTGAAGTCCAAGAAGAGGTAATAAAGCAGGTTTATATTGCCTGTCAAGCAAATGGAGTTTTTCTAGAAGGAACTCTATTAAAACCATCTATGACGGTTAATGGAGCAGATTGTCCAAAAAAGGCTGATCCTATGAAAATTGCTGAAATGACAATCAGAACTATGGAAAGATGCGTTCCTGCATCTGTTCCTGGAATAGTTTTCTTATCAGGGGGGTTAAGCGAAGAAGCTGCTTCTATTTATTTAAATAATATGAACACTCTTTACAGGAAAGCTTTATGGAATGTTTCATTCTCCTATGGAAGAGCATTACAGCACTCATGTTTAAAGGCCTGGAAAGGAAGCGACGTTGAAGGAGGTCAAAAAGCATTAATAGCAAGAGCTCAAGCAAACTCTGAAGCATCAAAAGGTGCTTACGTAGGAGGATCTCAACCTTCATCTGATGAGCAATTGTTTGTAGCAGGCTACACTTACTAA
- a CDS encoding Gfo/Idh/MocA family oxidoreductase translates to MNTKNKKLKIAIAGLGFGKKVHLEALKQSDHLTPVAIYHYEKKQKSILEKETGLDFFHNWEELVKSPKIDGIIIATPPESRFKLAKQALENNKNLLLEKPVSISSSEIEELQRISLINNLSVCVDFEYRAVPLFLQTKKLIDENILGDIYLVKLDWLMGSRSDPKRSWNWYSLEEKGGGVIGALGTHAFDMLNWFFGEAINVNGKLATSIKKRPLPNSSDLNYVTSEDVCLANIEISNYSSNLIPCQVSLSSISKNGRGFSLEIYGSEGSLILKSENQKDYVHGFNLKYSNNENKVQNLTADSSFNFKKTWTDGRIAPVLRIQNLWAQSIMNKTPVIPGLCEGLASHKVCEAIRESSKSGLSIKI, encoded by the coding sequence ATGAATACTAAAAATAAAAAATTAAAAATAGCAATCGCTGGTCTTGGGTTTGGGAAAAAAGTTCATTTAGAGGCATTAAAGCAGTCTGATCACTTAACTCCTGTAGCTATTTATCATTACGAGAAAAAGCAAAAATCGATATTAGAAAAAGAAACGGGCTTAGATTTTTTTCATAATTGGGAAGAATTAGTTAAATCTCCAAAAATTGATGGAATTATTATTGCCACCCCTCCTGAATCAAGATTTAAGTTAGCAAAACAAGCTCTCGAGAATAATAAAAATTTGCTCCTAGAAAAACCCGTTTCAATATCCTCCTCAGAAATTGAAGAGCTTCAGAGAATATCTTTGATTAATAATTTAAGCGTATGTGTTGATTTTGAATATAGAGCAGTACCTCTTTTCCTTCAGACAAAAAAACTTATTGATGAAAATATCTTAGGAGATATATATTTAGTCAAATTAGATTGGTTAATGGGCAGTAGATCCGATCCCAAAAGATCCTGGAATTGGTATTCATTGGAAGAAAAAGGTGGAGGAGTTATTGGCGCCTTGGGTACTCATGCATTCGATATGTTGAATTGGTTTTTTGGAGAAGCAATAAACGTGAATGGCAAGTTAGCAACATCAATAAAAAAAAGACCTTTACCTAATTCATCTGATTTAAATTATGTTACGAGTGAAGATGTATGTTTAGCCAATATAGAAATATCAAACTACAGCTCGAATCTTATTCCATGTCAGGTATCTTTATCATCGATTTCTAAAAACGGTAGGGGATTTAGTTTAGAAATATATGGAAGCGAAGGTTCACTTATTCTTAAAAGCGAAAACCAAAAAGATTATGTACATGGTTTTAATTTGAAATATTCAAACAACGAAAATAAAGTACAAAATCTAACTGCAGATTCAAGTTTTAATTTTAAAAAAACATGGACTGATGGCAGAATAGCTCCAGTTTTGAGAATTCAAAATTTATGGGCTCAGAGTATAATGAATAAAACACCTGTAATCCCAGGCTTATGTGAGGGACTCGCTAGTCATAAAGTTTGCGAAGCCATAAGAGAATCTTCGAAAAGTGGATTAAGTATCAAAATTTAA
- a CDS encoding acetyl-CoA carboxylase carboxyltransferase subunit beta yields MSLIDWFAARRKDQFVGKVSQDTDEGDGLWVKCSECSQVAYRKDLISNFNVCSNCGHHNRINSDERINIIADKNSFKEFDSSLSPTDPLGFKDRRSYADRIKESQAGTGLRDGVITGFCSVNSMPLALAVMDFRFMGGSMGSVVGEKITRIIERATLENYPILIVCASGGARMQEGMLSLMQMAKISGALKKHKEKNLLYMPLLTHPTTGGVTASFAMLGDLILAEPKALIGFAGRRVIEQTLREKLPDNFQTAEYLLEHGFVDVIVKRKDLKTTLTKILKIHGVKELAEANI; encoded by the coding sequence GTGTCATTAATCGACTGGTTTGCCGCAAGGCGTAAAGATCAATTTGTTGGGAAAGTATCCCAAGATACTGACGAAGGAGATGGTTTGTGGGTTAAATGTTCAGAGTGTTCGCAAGTAGCCTATAGAAAAGACCTAATTTCAAATTTCAATGTTTGTAGTAATTGTGGTCACCATAATAGAATTAATAGTGATGAAAGGATAAATATAATTGCTGATAAAAATTCATTTAAAGAATTTGATAGTTCACTAAGTCCTACAGATCCTTTAGGTTTTAAAGATAGAAGGTCTTATGCTGACCGAATTAAAGAAAGTCAAGCAGGTACAGGTTTAAGAGATGGTGTCATAACAGGTTTTTGTTCTGTAAATTCAATGCCTTTAGCATTAGCTGTTATGGATTTTAGATTTATGGGAGGATCTATGGGTTCAGTAGTTGGTGAAAAAATTACAAGGATAATTGAGAGAGCAACTTTAGAAAATTACCCAATTCTTATTGTTTGTGCATCAGGTGGGGCAAGAATGCAAGAAGGTATGTTAAGTCTAATGCAAATGGCAAAAATATCTGGAGCACTAAAAAAACATAAAGAGAAAAATCTCCTATATATGCCATTATTAACTCATCCAACCACTGGAGGTGTAACAGCCAGCTTTGCGATGTTAGGTGATTTAATTTTGGCGGAACCTAAAGCACTTATTGGATTTGCGGGAAGAAGGGTTATTGAACAAACATTAAGAGAAAAATTACCCGATAATTTTCAAACAGCTGAATATCTTCTTGAGCATGGTTTTGTTGATGTAATAGTGAAAAGGAAAGATCTCAAGACTACTTTGACTAAAATTTTAAAAATCCATGGAGTAAAAGAACTTGCAGAAGCAAATATATAA
- a CDS encoding phosphoribulokinase, whose amino-acid sequence MSKRHPVVAVTGSSGAGTSTVKRAFEHIFAREDIVPAVVEGDSYHRFERMPMKKAMADALAKGENFSHFGPEANLFDKLEELFKIYGETGGGKKRYYLHSLEEAEEHNTRLGTSLEPGQFTPWEDIPEGTDVLFYEGLHGGVEGDGYNVASYADLLVGVVPITNLEWIQKIHRDNAERGYSAETIVDTILRRMPDYINHICPQFSKTDINFQRIPTIDTSNPFICRNIPTPDESFVIIHFRKGAREKWGIDFQYLLGMINDSFMSSPTSIVVNGGKMGFAMELILTPIIHKMIEEKNK is encoded by the coding sequence ATGTCAAAACGTCATCCAGTAGTCGCTGTAACAGGATCTTCAGGAGCAGGAACAAGTACAGTAAAAAGAGCCTTTGAGCATATTTTTGCCAGAGAAGATATTGTTCCAGCAGTTGTAGAAGGTGATAGTTACCACAGATTTGAAAGAATGCCTATGAAAAAAGCTATGGCAGACGCTCTTGCAAAAGGTGAAAATTTCTCTCATTTTGGTCCAGAAGCTAATCTTTTTGACAAGTTAGAAGAACTTTTTAAAATCTATGGTGAAACTGGAGGAGGAAAGAAAAGATATTATCTACATAGTCTTGAAGAAGCAGAAGAACATAATACAAGACTTGGGACATCCCTAGAACCTGGGCAATTTACTCCATGGGAAGATATTCCTGAGGGAACAGATGTACTTTTTTATGAAGGTTTGCATGGCGGGGTAGAAGGTGATGGATACAATGTGGCGTCATATGCTGATTTACTTGTTGGCGTTGTTCCAATAACAAATTTAGAGTGGATTCAAAAAATCCATAGAGATAACGCAGAGAGAGGTTACTCAGCGGAAACCATTGTGGATACGATATTGAGAAGAATGCCTGATTATATAAATCACATCTGCCCACAATTCAGCAAAACCGATATTAATTTCCAAAGAATTCCCACAATTGACACTTCAAATCCTTTCATATGCAGAAATATCCCAACTCCTGATGAGAGCTTTGTGATAATACATTTCAGGAAAGGTGCAAGAGAGAAATGGGGTATTGATTTTCAATACTTGCTTGGAATGATTAACGATTCATTTATGTCAAGTCCAACAAGTATCGTTGTAAATGGTGGGAAAATGGGTTTTGCAATGGAACTAATTCTTACTCCAATAATTCATAAAATGATTGAGGAGAAAAATAAATAA
- the leuB gene encoding 3-isopropylmalate dehydrogenase — protein MKKYKIVLLSGDGIGPEISEVSKKVLKKLSKNHNFDIEIIEKLFGGIAYEKYGTPAPEETLDQCKKSDAVLLACVGDIKYDSLARELRPESGLLKLRSALNLFANIRPVKIRKSLLGASTLKKEIVEHVDLIVVRELIGGIYFGKPRGHITNTKIPKAFNTMVYDSTEIERITEIAIKIANQRNKKICSVDKSNVLEVSQLWRDTVLNITSKDKNISLSNMYVDNAAMQLVRDPGQFDVILTSNLFGDILSDLAAMLTGSIGMLPSASLNNNGPGVFEPVHGSAPDIAGKNIANPIAMLLSASMMLKIGLNEEEAAENLETAIDKVLSKGFRTADLADGSTQVLSCSEIGDKIMDEI, from the coding sequence ATGAAGAAATATAAGATTGTTTTATTGTCAGGTGACGGAATTGGACCAGAGATTTCAGAAGTTTCAAAAAAAGTTCTAAAAAAGCTTTCAAAAAATCATAATTTCGATATTGAGATTATTGAAAAATTATTTGGAGGGATAGCATATGAAAAATATGGTACTCCTGCTCCAGAAGAAACACTAGATCAATGCAAAAAAAGTGATGCAGTACTTTTAGCATGTGTTGGAGATATAAAATATGATTCTCTTGCAAGAGAATTAAGGCCAGAAAGTGGGTTACTAAAGTTAAGATCTGCCCTAAACCTTTTCGCAAATATCAGGCCTGTTAAAATAAGAAAATCTCTCTTGGGAGCAAGTACATTAAAAAAAGAAATCGTTGAGCATGTAGATCTTATTGTTGTAAGAGAATTAATAGGGGGAATTTATTTTGGAAAACCAAGAGGACATATAACAAATACAAAAATCCCAAAAGCTTTCAATACGATGGTTTATGATTCGACCGAAATAGAAAGAATAACTGAAATAGCAATAAAAATTGCTAACCAAAGAAATAAAAAAATATGTTCTGTTGATAAATCAAACGTTCTTGAGGTTAGTCAATTGTGGAGAGATACAGTTTTAAATATCACCTCAAAAGATAAAAATATATCTCTAAGCAATATGTACGTTGATAATGCCGCAATGCAATTAGTTAGAGATCCTGGTCAATTTGATGTGATTTTAACTAGTAATTTATTTGGAGATATATTAAGCGATTTAGCCGCAATGTTAACTGGTTCTATTGGTATGCTTCCATCTGCTTCTTTAAACAATAATGGGCCAGGTGTTTTTGAACCTGTTCATGGTTCAGCTCCTGATATAGCTGGTAAAAACATAGCTAATCCTATTGCAATGCTTTTATCTGCTTCCATGATGCTAAAAATTGGATTAAATGAAGAAGAAGCTGCGGAAAATTTAGAAACTGCCATTGATAAGGTTTTATCAAAAGGATTTAGAACAGCAGATTTAGCTGATGGGTCTACTCAAGTTTTATCTTGCAGTGAAATCGGAGATAAAATAATGGATGAAATTTAA
- the lpxD gene encoding UDP-3-O-(3-hydroxymyristoyl)glucosamine N-acyltransferase, producing MLLSDLVDLIKKGNSNFISANIFDDLNIDDAASLDAAVKHQISFLEENNILKEKLDQTKASAIITTNNDEIVSALKKLNISNIIVKNPRIAFAEVLDCLYKTINFKPGIHPSAVIDKTAIIGIDCHIGPNVYIGENTVIGDNNHILPGSSILGNVRIGNNNIIHPNCVIYENTTLKNNCVINSNSVIGSEGFGFIPENGKWVKMPQKGGVKIMSFVEIGTNCCIDRPAVGFTFIDEGTKLDNLIQIGHGVKIGKNCAFAAQVGIAGGANIGDGVILAGQVGVNNRVKVGNNVIASSKCGIHCDIEDGKVISGFPAMENKSWLRSSSIFKKLPELAKKLRQLDKQ from the coding sequence ATGCTTTTAAGTGATTTAGTTGATCTAATAAAAAAAGGAAATTCAAATTTTATTAGTGCCAATATTTTCGATGATTTAAATATAGATGATGCTGCCTCATTAGATGCTGCAGTTAAACATCAAATATCTTTTTTAGAAGAAAATAATATTCTTAAAGAAAAATTAGATCAAACTAAAGCATCAGCAATAATAACCACTAACAACGATGAAATCGTTAGTGCCCTAAAGAAACTCAATATATCAAACATAATCGTTAAAAATCCAAGAATTGCATTTGCAGAAGTATTGGATTGTTTATATAAAACCATTAATTTCAAACCAGGTATTCATCCTTCAGCAGTTATAGATAAAACAGCAATAATTGGAATAGATTGCCATATTGGTCCTAATGTCTATATTGGAGAAAATACTGTAATTGGAGATAATAATCATATACTTCCTGGATCATCAATTTTAGGCAATGTTCGAATAGGAAATAATAATATAATTCATCCAAATTGTGTTATTTACGAAAATACCACTTTAAAAAATAATTGTGTAATTAATTCAAATTCTGTTATTGGATCAGAGGGATTTGGTTTTATTCCTGAAAATGGCAAATGGGTAAAGATGCCGCAAAAAGGTGGTGTAAAAATAATGAGTTTTGTAGAAATTGGAACTAATTGTTGTATTGATAGACCCGCAGTTGGATTTACATTTATTGATGAGGGAACTAAGTTGGATAATTTAATACAAATAGGTCATGGCGTAAAAATTGGAAAGAATTGTGCATTTGCAGCTCAAGTTGGTATTGCTGGAGGAGCAAATATTGGAGATGGTGTTATTTTGGCAGGGCAAGTAGGAGTCAATAATAGGGTAAAAGTTGGTAATAATGTCATTGCGAGTTCAAAATGCGGAATCCATTGTGACATAGAAGATGGCAAGGTGATTAGTGGTTTCCCCGCGATGGAAAATAAATCATGGCTAAGAAGTTCAAGTATTTTTAAAAAATTACCAGAATTAGCAAAAAAACTTAGACAATTAGACAAGCAATAA
- the proB gene encoding glutamate 5-kinase, with the protein MKTWVIKIGTSILRGTEEISTEEVIENLSRSFTSFLSKGNKLILVTSGAVGLGCQKLNIKTRPNDLSTLQATAAVGQVNLMSLYDKVFNKLGLNIAQILITKADFNSRESFNNASKTLKRLIDLNVIPIVNENDTVANEELKYGDNDTLSALVALAINANKLILLTDIENLYSKDPRNNKDAHPIKEVHNSELKEIKDKNIQNSNNEWGTGGISTKLISAEIATKGGVEVQLVDGTNKKNLIEIFNDNKIGTLFYPVEKPIGNKKSWLSHAIQTVGKITLDDGASFAIKKKGASLLAVGVKNVEGNFTINQAVKIVNINDKEVAKGLVSISSDKLRSILNNKENNNSSIIVVHRDVLALS; encoded by the coding sequence ATGAAAACTTGGGTTATAAAAATTGGTACTAGTATTTTAAGAGGAACAGAGGAAATATCTACAGAAGAAGTTATTGAAAACCTTTCTAGATCATTTACAAGTTTTCTTTCAAAAGGAAACAAGTTAATTTTAGTAACTAGTGGAGCCGTTGGATTAGGTTGCCAAAAGTTAAATATTAAAACAAGACCAAATGACTTAAGTACCCTTCAAGCTACTGCCGCAGTAGGTCAAGTTAATTTAATGTCCTTATACGATAAAGTATTTAATAAATTAGGTCTTAATATTGCTCAAATTTTAATTACTAAAGCTGATTTCAATTCACGAGAATCCTTTAATAACGCTTCAAAAACTTTAAAAAGATTAATCGATTTGAATGTTATTCCAATAGTAAATGAAAATGATACCGTAGCAAATGAAGAGCTTAAATATGGAGATAATGATACCCTCTCTGCTTTAGTTGCCTTAGCTATAAATGCTAACAAGCTTATTTTATTAACCGATATTGAAAATCTATATTCAAAAGATCCACGTAATAATAAAGATGCGCATCCTATTAAAGAAGTTCATAATAGTGAATTAAAGGAAATTAAAGATAAAAATATTCAAAACTCAAATAATGAATGGGGAACAGGAGGAATCTCAACAAAATTAATTTCTGCAGAAATAGCAACAAAAGGAGGAGTCGAAGTCCAACTAGTTGATGGTACTAATAAAAAAAACTTAATTGAAATATTTAATGATAATAAAATTGGAACTTTATTTTATCCTGTAGAAAAACCTATTGGAAACAAAAAAAGTTGGCTTTCACATGCAATTCAAACAGTAGGAAAAATTACTTTAGATGATGGCGCTTCTTTTGCAATTAAAAAAAAAGGTGCCTCACTTTTAGCGGTTGGTGTTAAGAATGTAGAAGGAAACTTTACGATTAATCAGGCAGTTAAAATCGTAAATATAAATGATAAAGAAGTTGCAAAAGGTTTAGTATCAATAAGTAGTGACAAATTAAGAAGTATCTTAAATAATAAAGAAAATAACAACTCCTCGATAATTGTCGTACATAGAGATGTTCTTGCTCTCTCTTAG
- a CDS encoding YqeG family HAD IIIA-type phosphatase, translating into MRSILKVNWDSNLPIYNISQSELQKKGVNSLLLDVDGTLVNRKSNMIPKAVKDWIIESKKLFSLYLISNNPSKKRIVKIANELNLRYKYNASKPRKKVTLSAIKEIGREPKNIAIIGDRIFTDIIVGNRCGIKTILVKRLNRDGLPIKFNLTLTIEKIISNFIK; encoded by the coding sequence ATGAGATCTATCCTAAAAGTCAATTGGGATTCAAACTTACCAATATATAATATTTCTCAATCTGAGTTGCAAAAAAAAGGAGTTAATTCTTTATTGCTAGACGTGGATGGGACTCTAGTAAATAGAAAATCAAATATGATCCCAAAAGCTGTAAAAGATTGGATCATAGAATCTAAAAAACTTTTCTCCTTATATCTAATAAGTAATAATCCATCAAAAAAAAGAATCGTAAAAATAGCGAATGAATTAAATTTAAGGTATAAATACAATGCATCAAAACCTAGAAAAAAAGTAACTTTGTCTGCTATCAAAGAAATTGGCAGAGAGCCAAAAAATATAGCCATTATTGGAGACAGAATTTTTACAGATATTATTGTTGGGAATAGATGTGGTATAAAAACAATATTAGTTAAGAGATTAAATAGAGATGGCTTGCCTATAAAATTTAATTTAACTTTGACAATAGAAAAAATAATTTCTAATTTTATAAAATGA
- a CDS encoding DUF3727 domain-containing protein has protein sequence MKEANSNDNYDAQTLLLFDSNGNELFCYLEQLVSVEGQEYALLTPVDTPVSLFKINEKDEPELIEKIDKNEQILKNAEAVLQEHDLRLIRSAVTLTVSGELEESIYDELEEDYVDDDSESYELLVNFNLFDQEYGLYIPLDPFFIVGRLKDKGALLVEDDEFDKIQPLIETELEKSSY, from the coding sequence ATGAAAGAAGCCAATTCAAATGATAATTATGATGCACAGACTCTTTTATTATTTGACTCAAATGGAAACGAGCTATTTTGTTATCTTGAACAATTAGTAAGTGTTGAAGGCCAAGAATATGCTTTATTAACGCCAGTTGATACACCAGTAAGTCTTTTTAAGATAAATGAAAAAGATGAACCTGAACTAATTGAGAAAATAGATAAAAATGAACAAATACTAAAAAATGCTGAAGCAGTCCTTCAAGAACATGATTTAAGACTTATCAGATCAGCAGTTACACTAACAGTATCAGGAGAACTTGAAGAATCAATTTACGATGAATTAGAAGAAGATTACGTCGATGATGATAGTGAGAGTTATGAATTGCTCGTTAACTTTAATCTTTTTGACCAAGAATATGGCTTATACATACCACTAGATCCTTTTTTTATTGTGGGTAGATTAAAAGACAAAGGTGCCTTATTAGTTGAAGATGATGAGTTCGACAAAATTCAACCTTTGATTGAAACTGAGCTTGAAAAAAGTAGTTATTAA